Below is a window of Pseudomonadota bacterium DNA.
AGCACGGGCAGCTGCGAGCGATGTCCCTGCAGCAGAAGCGCGTCACCGAACTGGAGAACCGTGTCGCGCACCCCGACCCGCACCTGGTCGCCCGCGCGCCAGATGGCGAGGATGTTCACCCCATAGCGGGCGCGGAAGCGCGCCTTGCGGGGTGAGCGGCCGATGAGGGTGCTGCGCGGCGAGAGCATGGCCTCGACCACCATGTCCTCTGGAGCGCTCAGGTGCTCCTCCGACCATGTGGGCGACGGCAGTATCTCGAGATACGGCTTTACGTCGCGGTTGCGGAAGTCTTCGAGAACCCCCTTGAGCACGAGCACGTCGTCCTCGAGAAGCACCGCGTCCGGCGTGGGCGAGAGAATGAAGCGCGGATCGCGCTCGATGGCGAGGATGCTGCACCCGAAGCGCTCGCGCAGGGCGCATTCCTCGATGCGACAGTCGATGAGCGAGGAGCCGGCCGGGATCCGGGCCCGAAAGAGGTTGTCGCCCAGTCTGTAGACCCGCACGAGATCCGCGGTCGCCTCGTCCATCGCGGCCTGGCGCTCCGTGCTGGCGCGCTGCGGCAGCAACCGGCGTCCGACGACCGCCATGTACCCCCCTCCCACGAGCATGATGGGCAGCCCCACCGACGCGAACGAGAGCACGCCGAACCCTTTGAGCCCGGCATCGCGCAGCACCGCGCTGGCCACGAGATTGGTGGTGGTGAACAGGGTGGCCATGCCCCCGAGGATGGTGGCGAAGGCCAGGGGCATGAGCAGACGCGACGGGCTCACCCCCGTCTGACGCGCGGCCCCCGCCACCGCGGGCATGAGCAGGGAGGCCGCCGCAATGTTGTTCATGAAGAGCGAGAGGAACGCGCCACCCGCCATGACCACCACGAGAAGACGCAGCTCGCTCGCGCCGGCCAGCCGCAGCAGCAGCCGGCCCAGCTGGTCGGCAACGCCCGCCCGCACGAGCCCCTCGGCCAGGATGAACACGGCCAGCATCGTCATCACAGCCGATCGGCTGAAGCCGGAGA
It encodes the following:
- a CDS encoding SLC13 family permease; its protein translation is MSPLLITSLVLVVSMVLFLSERLRPDLVALMVVVTLAVTNVLTQQEAFSGFSRSAVMTMLAVFILAEGLVRAGVADQLGRLLLRLAGASELRLLVVVMAGGAFLSLFMNNIAAASLLMPAVAGAARQTGVSPSRLLMPLAFATILGGMATLFTTTNLVASAVLRDAGLKGFGVLSFASVGLPIMLVGGGYMAVVGRRLLPQRASTERQAAMDEATADLVRVYRLGDNLFRARIPAGSSLIDCRIEECALRERFGCSILAIERDPRFILSPTPDAVLLEDDVLVLKGVLEDFRNRDVKPYLEILPSPTWSEEHLSAPEDMVVEAMLSPRSTLIGRSPRKARFRARYGVNILAIWRAGDQVRVGVRDTVLQFGDALLLQGHRSQLPVLREQTDFILMVEDEEALEASAHVTRARKRWALFVFAATLACAVLMPDDVAEIMLGGAIGMLLGGVLDMDQAYRAIDWKSIFLVAGLLPLGLAMGKTGAARLIAGEVVSRLAPFGNVAVLAALCFVAVALTQVMSGAAVTALLGPVALQSAAAMNLEPRALLMGVALATSMAFLTPLGSPVNVLVMGQGGYRFRDYARVGAGLTAVLFVLLLLVLPRLWPLSAP